The Thiorhodovibrio litoralis genome includes a window with the following:
- a CDS encoding AAA family ATPase, whose translation MKDDQVRIFVSSPTDVDHERAIVKDVIERLGQEYLPYFPLRAILWEEEALTADRTFQAGLTQPSQCQIVLVILWTRVGSPLPDDPYRGMTGTEWEFVSAVTHSNTHGLPEVLVYKKSTPKLVDITDAETAQEAIVDRRRLEDFFRAHFFHQDNTFKRAFRTFDSDAQFRELVEVQLRKLLNRRVSAERRAGAGELQWRGSPFRAGEAFESSDERVFTGREVELRELSERLQARAEAGRALMLLSGPSGCGKTSLLRAGLVPRLARPFRFEHIAAVRSCLFSPPSMPEDPLAALAAALCAETCLGDPLRGFGLDAAALTALLTRDPAIAARQLIAALKESARIQMLEGQVRLAVIVDPLDAIFASAGDGGAHQERTELPAQVPNEVPNEGEKTLETFARALAALARSGEIWVVAAMRSDAVRHLPKLPQLAAMLDDGGWQQLEPLPSARIRQIIEIPARIAGIELESQVSGAGRGLVELIEAEAGHLRQWAPPLQALLHSAYLSARAAAPERDQATHLSVDHWRERGGLAGQMLAHAEAMWRDSVDAPARAALPKLCRALIALGNDGQPQPRLGDLDVLEQDAQTRRLLDAMIAARLLTTEAECDPSLTASCEHPNYSLLHALTGLFRHAQGRIVRDRPQVGAPSPDEASPGLSAEAAAAAPQASDTLDWSRFVGVVSLAHPVLLTRWEPMRDWLSDPDNRALLHLREQLSRQARLWKRTGCNREYLFGEAGFAAAQRFADAFPDELEPLEREFLHQNGAYLAFVRRRNRMVRAFGVLLVLLLVTASTAAWIAQRKSENARLAMHQVQLKEADLQSRGGNTPQAVDKALAAGVDLPGEAVRTLSDAFSRNRLMAMIAARSPSLDRPVRPAFNAMGDRVATLQTGQGAGQWRLNDGRFIPADPPVLSDGRLGIHSLVMALATDEVFGIAADGVYRLPAFAGAAPDYPCGAQAGAALALDAGRQRLALAVPGDGGHQGVCVLGLTEPGRVLFAHSFAEQELRGLSFSADGRFLLTASSIGRTHLIDLDAPKGEQPIRLSLPPEGPVGRPFNRAVFDPAGERIGIAAADEQVRLFDRDGRLIATLGSAIIDAQRVQIHNSAVRDLAFSPDGAYLVAVDDEGQVVRWSLTDPPQAVVLGQHELSIVSVAVGDPMSGRALGTDAAGEAKRVLVLTASLDGTARLWTLATGKPLAVFGHDEAVSWADFVADSERVLSFSVRDGSLRLWSVLPRSRLAFELKHPDPTNHVWHLDMTSVPRELLGSSGPDTAAAEKSPLWLATAGYDGEVRVWRYDRDGQPPRLSYSFAQQDAAAAEGTDTDIRPVRRVRFSPSGRRLAAARSDGSARLHDLLTGRSCRLQVAAPDATATESPGADQVFDVRFAPDESWLLAASDNPSQPLRLFDALSCEPITGIDVLEQATAATEAIAVRQVGDVTLVATGDRAGRVRLLRAAGADDWQEQCAIDAKVGSISDVAIAPDGAALAIAGEAKQLAILRLNGPECGQLDLSEGHSDRLYSVAFSPEGDRILTASLDKTARLWTRTGQPLAVLVGHQDRIYHATFSPGDGRWLLTASRDGTLRLWRAPPADYRPERAEVLSDFLPLPANAGGAAFATFSPDGQYVAGAYWDNAALLWRLWREDPLPDDKLAAQWGADRARLALLKEAYRFRRDNDVSAAKQDSPAQLRATQ comes from the coding sequence ATGAAAGACGATCAAGTTCGCATTTTCGTATCCTCTCCCACGGATGTGGATCACGAGCGCGCGATCGTAAAAGACGTGATCGAGCGACTTGGCCAGGAATATCTGCCCTACTTCCCGCTGCGCGCGATTTTGTGGGAAGAAGAAGCCCTGACCGCGGACCGGACCTTCCAGGCGGGTCTGACTCAGCCATCGCAATGCCAGATTGTCTTGGTAATCCTGTGGACGCGTGTCGGCTCACCCTTGCCGGATGATCCCTATCGTGGCATGACCGGCACCGAGTGGGAGTTCGTGAGCGCGGTGACGCATTCCAATACGCACGGACTTCCGGAAGTTCTGGTCTACAAGAAATCCACGCCCAAGCTGGTCGACATCACGGACGCCGAGACAGCGCAGGAAGCCATCGTCGACCGGCGCCGGCTTGAGGACTTCTTCCGCGCGCATTTCTTTCACCAAGACAATACCTTCAAACGCGCTTTTCGCACCTTCGACAGCGATGCCCAGTTTCGCGAACTGGTCGAGGTGCAGTTGCGCAAACTGCTCAATCGGCGCGTCAGCGCGGAGCGCCGCGCGGGCGCTGGGGAGCTGCAATGGCGCGGCAGTCCTTTCCGCGCCGGCGAGGCATTCGAGTCGAGCGACGAGCGGGTGTTCACCGGGCGCGAGGTCGAGCTGCGAGAGCTGAGCGAGCGTCTGCAGGCGCGTGCCGAAGCCGGGCGTGCGCTCATGCTGCTCAGCGGGCCGAGCGGCTGCGGCAAGACTTCCTTGCTGCGCGCCGGGCTGGTGCCGCGCCTCGCGCGTCCGTTCCGCTTTGAGCACATCGCCGCGGTGCGTTCTTGTCTGTTCAGTCCGCCGAGCATGCCTGAAGATCCGCTGGCAGCCTTGGCGGCCGCGTTGTGCGCGGAGACTTGTCTTGGCGATCCGCTGCGCGGATTCGGGCTCGATGCTGCGGCGCTGACCGCCTTGCTGACGCGCGATCCTGCAATCGCGGCACGCCAGCTCATCGCGGCGTTGAAAGAGTCGGCTCGCATCCAGATGCTCGAAGGGCAGGTGCGTTTGGCGGTGATTGTCGATCCGCTCGATGCGATCTTCGCCAGCGCGGGTGATGGGGGCGCGCACCAAGAGAGGACCGAGCTGCCTGCCCAGGTGCCGAACGAGGTGCCGAACGAAGGCGAAAAAACCCTGGAGACCTTTGCCCGCGCATTGGCGGCCTTGGCCCGTAGCGGCGAGATTTGGGTCGTGGCGGCGATGCGCAGTGATGCCGTGCGCCATCTGCCGAAGCTACCACAGCTGGCGGCGATGCTCGATGACGGCGGCTGGCAGCAGCTTGAGCCGCTGCCGAGCGCGCGCATCCGCCAGATTATCGAGATTCCGGCACGCATTGCCGGGATTGAGCTCGAGTCGCAAGTCAGCGGCGCCGGTCGAGGTCTGGTCGAGCTCATCGAGGCTGAGGCCGGGCATCTGCGTCAGTGGGCGCCGCCGCTGCAAGCGCTGCTGCACTCGGCCTATCTGAGCGCCCGTGCCGCGGCCCCGGAACGGGATCAGGCCACGCACCTGAGCGTGGATCATTGGCGCGAACGGGGCGGACTTGCCGGTCAGATGCTGGCGCATGCCGAGGCGATGTGGCGTGACAGCGTCGATGCACCCGCGCGCGCCGCCTTGCCTAAATTGTGTCGCGCGCTCATTGCGCTCGGCAATGACGGCCAGCCCCAGCCACGCTTGGGCGATCTGGACGTTCTCGAGCAGGATGCGCAGACGCGGCGGCTGCTCGATGCCATGATCGCCGCGCGCCTGCTGACGACCGAGGCAGAGTGCGATCCGAGTCTGACCGCAAGCTGCGAACACCCAAACTATTCGCTGCTGCACGCGCTGACTGGCCTGTTCCGTCATGCACAGGGGCGAATCGTGCGCGACCGACCTCAAGTCGGCGCGCCATCGCCTGATGAAGCCAGTCCGGGCTTGAGCGCAGAGGCTGCTGCGGCAGCGCCGCAGGCTTCGGACACGCTCGATTGGAGCCGCTTCGTGGGCGTGGTCAGTCTCGCGCATCCGGTTCTGCTCACGCGCTGGGAGCCCATGCGCGATTGGCTGAGCGACCCGGACAATCGCGCTCTGCTGCACCTGCGCGAGCAACTGAGCCGGCAGGCGCGGTTATGGAAGCGCACCGGGTGCAATCGAGAGTATCTGTTCGGGGAGGCCGGCTTCGCGGCAGCGCAGCGGTTTGCCGACGCCTTTCCCGACGAGCTAGAGCCCCTTGAGCGCGAATTCCTGCATCAAAACGGGGCTTACCTGGCCTTTGTGCGTCGGCGCAATCGCATGGTGCGCGCGTTCGGCGTGCTGCTGGTCCTGCTGCTGGTCACCGCCAGCACCGCGGCCTGGATTGCCCAGCGCAAGTCCGAGAATGCCCGCTTGGCGATGCATCAGGTGCAGCTCAAGGAGGCTGACTTGCAAAGTCGTGGCGGCAACACGCCCCAGGCAGTCGACAAAGCGCTCGCGGCGGGCGTAGATTTGCCGGGCGAGGCGGTGCGTACCCTCAGCGACGCCTTCAGTCGCAATCGGCTGATGGCGATGATCGCCGCGCGTTCGCCGTCGCTCGATCGGCCCGTGCGGCCCGCTTTCAATGCCATGGGCGATCGGGTTGCCACGCTGCAGACAGGGCAGGGGGCAGGCCAATGGCGGCTCAACGACGGGCGCTTTATCCCCGCCGACCCGCCGGTGTTGAGTGATGGGCGCCTCGGCATTCACTCCCTCGTTATGGCACTCGCAACCGACGAGGTCTTTGGCATCGCAGCGGACGGCGTCTATCGGCTGCCGGCCTTTGCCGGTGCCGCCCCCGATTACCCTTGTGGCGCGCAGGCGGGTGCAGCGCTTGCGCTCGACGCCGGGCGGCAGCGCCTGGCGCTGGCGGTTCCAGGGGATGGCGGGCATCAAGGAGTCTGCGTGCTGGGTTTGACAGAGCCCGGCCGAGTGCTGTTCGCGCACAGCTTTGCCGAGCAGGAGTTGCGCGGTCTGAGCTTTTCCGCGGATGGACGCTTCCTTCTGACAGCCTCGAGCATCGGACGCACCCATTTGATTGACTTGGACGCGCCGAAGGGCGAGCAGCCAATCCGTCTCTCGCTTCCACCTGAGGGACCGGTCGGGCGACCCTTCAATCGCGCTGTCTTCGATCCCGCAGGCGAGCGCATCGGGATTGCCGCCGCCGACGAGCAAGTGCGATTGTTCGACCGCGACGGTCGCTTGATTGCCACACTCGGTAGCGCCATCATCGACGCTCAGCGAGTCCAGATCCACAACAGTGCCGTGCGCGATCTCGCTTTTTCCCCGGACGGAGCTTACCTGGTGGCCGTGGACGACGAGGGGCAGGTGGTGCGCTGGTCACTGACCGATCCGCCCCAAGCGGTCGTCCTCGGTCAACACGAGCTCAGTATTGTCAGCGTAGCCGTGGGTGACCCAATGTCCGGCCGGGCGTTGGGGACGGACGCTGCTGGCGAGGCGAAGAGAGTTCTTGTGCTAACGGCATCGCTCGACGGAACGGCGCGCCTCTGGACTCTGGCAACCGGTAAGCCGCTGGCAGTCTTCGGGCACGATGAGGCGGTTAGCTGGGCTGATTTCGTAGCGGATTCAGAGCGCGTGCTGAGTTTTTCGGTGCGCGACGGTTCTTTGCGGTTGTGGAGCGTGCTGCCGAGATCGCGGCTCGCCTTCGAGCTCAAACATCCTGATCCAACAAATCATGTGTGGCATCTCGACATGACCTCCGTGCCGCGAGAGCTGCTGGGCTCGAGTGGACCTGACACCGCTGCGGCGGAAAAGTCCCCCCTGTGGCTCGCAACGGCGGGCTACGATGGTGAAGTCCGCGTCTGGCGATATGACCGCGACGGTCAGCCACCACGATTGAGCTACAGTTTCGCGCAACAGGATGCTGCCGCAGCTGAAGGGACGGATACGGACATCCGGCCCGTGCGCCGCGTGCGCTTTTCGCCTTCCGGTCGGCGACTTGCGGCGGCGCGTTCCGATGGCAGCGCGCGTCTGCATGACCTCCTGACTGGCCGCTCCTGTCGCCTGCAGGTCGCCGCGCCAGACGCGACTGCGACGGAAAGTCCTGGAGCCGATCAGGTCTTTGACGTGCGGTTCGCGCCAGATGAGAGCTGGCTGTTGGCGGCCTCCGATAATCCAAGCCAGCCGCTGCGCTTGTTCGACGCACTGAGCTGTGAGCCCATCACCGGCATCGATGTGCTCGAACAGGCGACTGCTGCGACTGAGGCGATCGCCGTCAGGCAGGTCGGCGACGTCACTCTGGTCGCCACGGGAGATCGCGCTGGGCGGGTGCGCTTGCTGCGCGCTGCCGGGGCTGATGACTGGCAGGAGCAATGCGCCATTGATGCCAAAGTCGGCTCCATCAGCGATGTGGCAATCGCTCCGGACGGCGCTGCTTTAGCCATTGCTGGCGAGGCAAAACAACTGGCAATCCTCAGACTGAATGGCCCCGAGTGTGGTCAGCTTGACCTTTCCGAGGGACACAGTGACCGGCTATACAGTGTCGCTTTCTCGCCGGAGGGTGATCGGATTTTGACTGCGTCTCTGGATAAAACCGCCAGGCTATGGACGCGCACCGGTCAGCCGCTGGCCGTGCTGGTTGGTCATCAAGACCGTATTTACCATGCCACCTTCAGTCCTGGGGATGGCCGCTGGCTGCTGACCGCCTCCCGCGACGGTACGCTGCGCCTATGGCGCGCGCCGCCAGCCGACTATCGCCCGGAACGCGCCGAAGTGTTGTCGGATTTTCTGCCCTTGCCGGCGAACGCGGGCGGAGCGGCCTTCGCGACTTTCAGCCCTGATGGTCAATATGTTGCAGGTGCCTACTGGGACAACGCTGCACTGCTTTGGCGCCTGTGGCGCGAAGATCCGTTGCCGGATGACAAGCTGGCTGCGCAATGGGGGGCGGATAGGGCGCGGCTCGCCCTGCTCAAGGAGGCCTACCGTTTTCGCCGTGACAATGATGTCAGCGCGGCCAAGCAAGATTCACCCGCGCAATTGCGCGCAACGCAATGA
- a CDS encoding glycosyltransferase family 87 protein: protein MLSWSALQIGRRGIGLVIALVLFALVASQIPLRDTDVAVYAKAADRVVLDSQDPYPRQPGDVLPFTYPPTALPLLYLIARLSTAQLADVMFAVNIMLTVVLMLLLVGDLARDDPSGRLRIWGPIYIACFGGLSLTLQFGQINLLLLLLLWGYWRELRRGHQRARAGALLALGCLAKPHYALLALGAGPRPSWRLIAGTGGAAALLVVLSLWVAPVGSWTSWWSEIVATTSVTGLPPGHSSIAAPWNRSLVGAIARFLIPNKFSGVVCEDAELAAQLSTLAISLVLAVTGMVLWRSMRRELTPFSAGAYGARDSLDHDLELSLISLAVFLIAPASWTHHLVMLLPATLILLRDRVLCAGVALGSRVTAGLVLAVIALTLDDLIPLELRVSSLPLMTLMTVAVVALWLLLAEQLWRRSATLARL, encoded by the coding sequence ATGCTGAGCTGGAGCGCATTGCAAATCGGTCGACGGGGCATCGGGCTTGTTATCGCGCTCGTGCTCTTTGCTCTGGTTGCCAGCCAGATTCCGCTGCGCGACACCGATGTTGCGGTTTACGCCAAGGCCGCTGACCGGGTTGTGCTGGATTCACAGGACCCTTATCCGCGCCAACCAGGTGATGTGCTGCCTTTTACTTACCCGCCCACGGCGCTGCCGCTGCTGTATCTTATCGCGCGATTGTCCACGGCACAGCTCGCGGATGTGATGTTCGCCGTCAATATCATGCTGACAGTCGTGCTGATGTTGCTGCTGGTCGGCGACCTGGCGCGCGACGACCCCTCAGGTCGGTTGCGGATCTGGGGGCCGATCTATATCGCCTGCTTCGGCGGGCTCTCCCTGACGCTGCAGTTCGGCCAAATCAACCTGTTGCTGCTGCTGTTGCTCTGGGGTTACTGGCGCGAGCTGCGTCGCGGTCATCAGCGCGCCAGGGCCGGCGCGCTGCTGGCACTCGGATGCCTGGCCAAGCCGCACTACGCACTGCTGGCACTCGGCGCCGGACCGCGTCCAAGCTGGCGGCTCATTGCCGGGACTGGCGGCGCAGCCGCGCTGCTGGTCGTGCTCAGTCTGTGGGTCGCGCCGGTCGGCAGTTGGACCTCCTGGTGGAGCGAGATCGTCGCCACCACCAGCGTCACCGGGTTGCCGCCCGGACACAGCTCCATTGCCGCACCTTGGAATCGGAGCCTCGTTGGAGCCATTGCCCGGTTTCTTATCCCCAATAAGTTCAGCGGCGTCGTCTGCGAAGACGCCGAGCTTGCCGCGCAGCTCAGCACGCTGGCAATCAGTCTTGTCCTCGCGGTGACAGGCATGGTGCTGTGGCGCTCGATGCGCCGCGAGCTCACGCCATTCTCCGCTGGGGCCTATGGCGCGCGTGACTCTCTGGACCATGACCTCGAGTTGTCACTGATCAGTCTGGCGGTATTTTTGATCGCGCCTGCGAGTTGGACGCACCACTTGGTGATGTTGCTGCCGGCAACCTTGATCTTGCTGCGCGATCGGGTTCTCTGCGCCGGCGTTGCGCTTGGTAGCCGCGTGACCGCCGGGTTGGTGCTGGCGGTGATTGCCTTGACGCTCGACGATCTGATTCCGCTTGAGCTGCGGGTAAGCTCGCTGCCCCTGATGACCTTGATGACAGTTGCCGTGGTTGCGCTCTGGCTATTGCTCGCCGAGCAACTCTGGCGGCGAAGCGCGACTCTTGCACGTCTCTGA